The following proteins are encoded in a genomic region of Streptococcus cristatus AS 1.3089:
- a CDS encoding ABC transporter permease translates to MILSIISQGLVWAILGLGIFMTFRILNFPDMTTEGSFPLGGAVAVTLITKGVNPFLATAAAVLAGCLAGLATGLLYTKGKIPTLLSGILVMTSCHSIMLMIMGRANLGLLGTRQIQDFLPFSGEINNLLTGLIFVSLVITALLFFLDTKLGQAYIATGDNPDMARSFGINTGRMELMGMILSNGVIALSGALIAQQEGYADVSRGIGVIVVGLASLIIGEVLFKSLTLAERLITIVVGAIAYQFLIWGVIALGFNTSYLRLYSAVILAVCLMIPTLKNKFFKGAKLSK, encoded by the coding sequence ATGATTCTTTCCATTATTTCACAAGGTCTGGTCTGGGCCATTTTAGGTTTGGGGATTTTCATGACTTTTCGGATTTTGAATTTTCCGGATATGACGACTGAAGGTTCCTTCCCTCTAGGTGGGGCGGTAGCCGTCACCTTGATTACCAAAGGGGTGAACCCTTTTTTGGCAACGGCAGCTGCGGTGTTGGCGGGCTGTCTGGCAGGTTTGGCGACAGGTCTTCTCTATACCAAGGGCAAGATTCCGACCCTGCTATCAGGGATTTTGGTCATGACCTCTTGCCATTCCATCATGCTCATGATCATGGGGCGAGCTAATCTAGGTCTGCTGGGAACTCGGCAGATTCAGGACTTTTTGCCTTTCTCGGGGGAGATTAACAATCTCCTGACAGGCTTGATTTTTGTTAGTCTGGTCATTACAGCCCTGCTCTTTTTCCTAGATACCAAGCTAGGGCAGGCCTATATCGCGACTGGGGATAATCCTGATATGGCACGTAGTTTCGGTATCAATACTGGCCGCATGGAATTGATGGGCATGATCTTGTCTAATGGCGTTATTGCCTTGTCTGGTGCTCTGATTGCCCAGCAGGAAGGCTATGCAGATGTATCCCGCGGGATTGGGGTTATCGTCGTCGGCTTGGCGAGTCTGATTATCGGGGAAGTTCTCTTTAAGAGCCTGACCTTGGCTGAGCGCCTGATTACTATTGTAGTTGGTGCTATTGCCTATCAGTTTCTGATTTGGGGTGTCATCGCTCTTGGTTTCAACACGAGCTATCTCCGCCTCTACAGTGCGGTTATCTTGGCAGTTTGCCTCATGATTCCGACCTTGAAAAATAAATTCTTTAAAGGAGCTAAGTTAAGCAAATGA
- a CDS encoding GNAT family N-acetyltransferase, giving the protein MIYIERAGAEDLETIIAIQQASFKAVYEKYQDQYDPYLEERERIRWKLVERPNSFYYFVKDAEKILGFIRLNTNDEQTAGWIGTVAILPEYQNKGYGSEGLGLIEEKFSTITQWDLCTVFQDKGMVAFYEKNGYHQTHTEPEKEGMDMVYMTKTMK; this is encoded by the coding sequence ATGATTTATATTGAACGGGCGGGAGCTGAGGATTTAGAAACCATTATTGCCATTCAGCAAGCGAGCTTTAAGGCCGTTTATGAGAAATATCAGGATCAATACGACCCCTATCTGGAGGAGCGAGAGCGGATTCGCTGGAAGCTGGTTGAGCGGCCTAATAGTTTTTATTATTTTGTGAAAGACGCCGAGAAGATTCTTGGTTTTATCCGCTTGAATACAAATGACGAACAGACAGCAGGCTGGATTGGGACAGTGGCGATTTTGCCAGAGTACCAGAACAAAGGATATGGCTCTGAGGGGCTCGGTCTGATTGAGGAGAAATTCTCTACTATTACGCAATGGGATTTGTGCACGGTTTTCCAAGATAAAGGCATGGTGGCCTTTTATGAGAAAAACGGCTACCATCAAACGCATACAGAGCCTGAAAAAGAGGGCATGGATATGGTTTACATGACGAAGACAATGAAATAA
- the prmA gene encoding 50S ribosomal protein L11 methyltransferase → MDKWQELTIEVKREAEEAASNILIELGSQGVAIDDSADYLGQVDQYGELFPEVEQSERVRITGYYPASVDIDAIAAQANARLAELDGFGLETGDIKLTRQELAEEDWADNWKKYFEPARITHDLTIVPSWTDYEATAGEKIIKLDPGMAFGTGTHPTTKMSLFALEQVLRGGETVLDVGTGSGVLSIASSLLGAKDIYAYDLDEVAVRVAQENIELNPGMENIHVAPGDLLRGVEIKADVIVANILADILIHLTEDAYRLVKDEGYLIMSGIISEKWEMVRESAEAAGFFLETHMIQGEWNACVFKKTQDISGVIGG, encoded by the coding sequence ATGGACAAATGGCAGGAATTAACGATTGAAGTGAAGCGTGAGGCGGAGGAAGCGGCCTCGAATATTCTGATTGAGCTGGGCAGTCAGGGTGTGGCTATCGATGATAGCGCAGATTATCTGGGGCAGGTTGACCAGTATGGTGAGCTTTTTCCAGAAGTTGAGCAGAGCGAGCGGGTCAGGATTACTGGCTATTACCCAGCTTCGGTGGATATAGATGCCATTGCAGCGCAGGCCAATGCGCGACTGGCTGAGCTGGATGGCTTCGGCTTGGAGACAGGAGATATTAAGCTAACTCGGCAGGAACTGGCTGAGGAAGACTGGGCGGACAACTGGAAGAAATACTTTGAGCCGGCTCGTATCACCCATGACTTGACCATCGTGCCGTCATGGACGGACTACGAGGCGACGGCTGGTGAGAAGATTATCAAGCTGGATCCTGGCATGGCCTTTGGTACAGGCACTCATCCGACGACCAAGATGAGCCTCTTTGCTCTGGAGCAGGTCCTTCGGGGCGGAGAAACAGTGCTGGATGTAGGCACAGGCAGTGGCGTCCTCTCCATTGCCAGCTCTCTCTTAGGCGCTAAGGATATCTACGCCTATGATTTGGATGAGGTGGCAGTGCGCGTGGCGCAGGAAAATATTGAGCTCAACCCTGGTATGGAGAATATCCATGTGGCGCCGGGCGATCTTCTCCGAGGCGTAGAAATCAAGGCGGATGTCATTGTTGCCAACATTTTGGCCGATATTCTCATCCATCTGACTGAGGATGCCTATCGTCTGGTCAAGGATGAGGGCTATCTGATTATGAGTGGAATTATTTCTGAGAAGTGGGAAATGGTGCGCGAGTCAGCAGAAGCAGCAGGATTTTTCCTGGAAACACATATGATTCAGGGCGAATGGAATGCCTGTGTCTTTAAGAAAACGCAGGACATTTCAGGCGTGATAGGTGGTTAG
- a CDS encoding beta-class carbonic anhydrase, translating to MSYFENFMKANQAYVDLHGTSHLPIKPKTKVAIVTCMDSRLHVAQALGLALGDAHILRNAGGRVTEDMIRSLVISQQQMGTREIVVLHHTDCGAQTFKNEEFAAFLNQELGVDVSGQDFLPFTDVEESVREDVELLRQSPLIPDDVEISGAVYDVATGRMTVVQ from the coding sequence ATGTCCTATTTTGAAAATTTTATGAAGGCCAACCAAGCCTATGTGGACCTGCATGGAACCTCCCACCTGCCGATTAAGCCCAAGACCAAGGTGGCAATCGTGACCTGCATGGACTCAAGACTCCACGTGGCTCAGGCTCTGGGTCTGGCGCTGGGAGATGCTCATATCTTGCGTAATGCTGGAGGTCGGGTGACAGAGGACATGATTCGCTCGCTGGTTATTTCGCAGCAGCAGATGGGTACGCGGGAAATCGTAGTCCTGCACCATACGGATTGTGGAGCACAGACTTTCAAAAATGAAGAATTTGCTGCTTTTCTCAATCAAGAGCTGGGCGTTGATGTCAGCGGTCAAGATTTTCTTCCATTTACAGATGTGGAGGAAAGTGTGCGGGAAGACGTGGAGCTTCTCCGCCAATCACCCCTAATCCCAGATGATGTAGAGATTTCAGGAGCAGTGTATGACGTTGCTACAGGGCGAATGACCGTCGTTCAGTAA
- a CDS encoding histidine phosphatase family protein produces the protein MACEQVALDRRGIKMKVIFVRHGEPDYSELEERSYTDFGLDLAPLSEQGRRQAQALCQHPLLRSADLLVSSAVTRALETASYVACATGLPLRVEPLLHEWQVYERGRENFEKARSLFLENNGALLPSSPIQYETAEETKSRFVDCMAKYRDYQTVALVAHRMLIRQFVPNETIDFCQVIECDIEI, from the coding sequence ATGGCGTGCGAACAGGTGGCTTTGGATCGACGGGGCATTAAGATGAAGGTCATCTTTGTGCGCCACGGTGAGCCCGATTACAGTGAGTTAGAAGAACGCTCTTATACTGACTTTGGTCTAGATTTGGCGCCCTTGTCCGAGCAGGGCAGACGGCAAGCTCAGGCACTTTGTCAGCATCCTTTGCTGCGTTCAGCTGATTTGCTGGTGTCTTCTGCAGTGACGCGGGCTTTAGAAACGGCATCCTATGTGGCTTGTGCTACTGGCCTTCCTCTGAGAGTGGAGCCTTTGCTACACGAATGGCAGGTTTATGAAAGGGGAAGAGAGAACTTTGAAAAAGCTCGAAGTCTGTTTTTAGAAAATAATGGAGCCTTGCTCCCCAGTAGTCCTATTCAGTATGAGACGGCTGAGGAGACGAAGTCTCGTTTTGTAGACTGTATGGCAAAGTATCGAGACTACCAGACAGTAGCTCTTGTAGCTCATCGTATGCTGATCCGTCAGTTTGTGCCAAATGAAACCATTGATTTTTGCCAAGTGATTGAATGTGATATAGAGATATAG
- a CDS encoding DUF3013 family protein, producing MAKYGFLDILDEEMEKNFPFDYEINWDKKNHAVEVAFLLEVQNPGGIETIDAEGNASAEDIYFEEAVLFYNPVKSHFDAEDYLAVLPYEPKKGLSREFLAYFVDFLTQTAESGLDALMDFLADPEAAEFELAWNAEAFENGRADLIETDFYPYPRY from the coding sequence ATGGCTAAGTACGGTTTTTTAGATATATTAGACGAGGAAATGGAGAAGAACTTTCCTTTTGACTATGAGATTAACTGGGATAAGAAAAATCACGCAGTGGAAGTGGCCTTCCTCCTTGAGGTTCAAAATCCAGGCGGGATTGAGACTATTGATGCTGAGGGCAATGCCTCGGCTGAGGATATTTACTTTGAGGAAGCTGTACTTTTCTACAATCCGGTCAAGTCTCATTTTGATGCCGAGGACTATCTGGCGGTTCTTCCCTATGAGCCTAAGAAGGGTCTGTCACGGGAGTTTCTGGCCTATTTTGTGGATTTCCTAACCCAAACAGCTGAGTCTGGTCTCGATGCACTCATGGACTTCTTAGCAGATCCAGAGGCAGCAGAGTTTGAGCTGGCTTGGAATGCTGAGGCTTTTGAAAATGGCAGAGCGGATTTGATTGAGACGGATTTCTATCCATATCCGAGGTATTAG
- a CDS encoding NUDIX hydrolase: MTRELLEKKLDFSGCKIALLYGNTILTILRDDIPTIPYPNMWDFPGGGREKDETPFECIKREVFEELGIELKEESITWIKCYQGFVHPEKVSIFMVASICQELIDQIVFGDEGQGYKLVNIEELLADENVIPQLKSRLGDYLEVRA, encoded by the coding sequence ATGACACGTGAATTATTGGAGAAAAAACTAGATTTCTCAGGCTGTAAAATTGCTTTGCTGTATGGCAATACAATTTTGACCATTTTAAGAGACGATATTCCGACAATTCCTTACCCGAATATGTGGGATTTTCCTGGCGGTGGGAGAGAAAAGGATGAGACGCCTTTTGAGTGCATCAAAAGAGAAGTCTTTGAGGAACTGGGCATTGAACTCAAAGAGGAATCCATTACATGGATCAAATGTTATCAAGGATTTGTTCATCCTGAGAAAGTTTCTATTTTCATGGTGGCTTCTATTTGTCAAGAACTGATAGATCAGATTGTCTTTGGTGACGAAGGGCAGGGCTACAAATTGGTAAATATAGAAGAATTATTAGCGGATGAAAACGTCATCCCGCAGTTGAAAAGTAGATTGGGAGACTATTTGGAGGTGCGAGCATGA
- a CDS encoding dUTP diphosphatase, whose protein sequence is MKIRGFELVSSFPNEDLLPKRETAHAAGYDLKVAERTVIAPGEIKLVPTGVKAYMQPGEVLYLYDRSSNPRKKGLVLINSVGVIDGDYYGNPGNEGHIFAQMQNITDQEVVLEVGDRIVQAVFAPFLIADGDEADGVRTGGFGSTGH, encoded by the coding sequence ATGAAAATTCGTGGATTCGAGCTGGTTTCCAGCTTTCCAAATGAAGATTTGCTGCCCAAGAGAGAGACGGCTCACGCAGCTGGTTATGACTTGAAAGTGGCAGAGCGCACCGTCATTGCGCCGGGGGAGATTAAGCTAGTTCCGACGGGTGTCAAGGCCTATATGCAGCCGGGTGAGGTGCTTTATCTTTACGACCGTTCGTCCAATCCTCGTAAAAAAGGTCTGGTCTTGATTAACTCCGTTGGGGTCATTGACGGTGATTACTATGGCAATCCTGGAAATGAAGGGCATATCTTTGCTCAGATGCAAAATATCACAGACCAAGAGGTTGTACTGGAAGTGGGTGACCGCATTGTGCAAGCTGTTTTCGCACCATTTTTGATTGCGGATGGAGATGAGGCCGATGGCGTGCGAACAGGTGGCTTTGGATCGACGGGGCATTAA
- a CDS encoding replication-associated recombination protein A, whose amino-acid sequence MPENLALRMRPTSIDQIIGQQHLVGPGKIIRRMVEANRLSSMILYGPPGIGKTSIASAIAGTTKYAFRTFNATVDSKKRLQEIAEEAKFSGGLVLLLDEIHRLDKTKQDFLLPLLESGLVIMIGATTENPFFSVTPAIRSRVQIFELEPLSNDDIRTAIQLALTNKERGFDFPVELDDEALDFIAISTNGDLRSAYNSLDLAVLSTPEDGKGIRHITLDVMENSLQKSYITMDKDGDGHYDVLSALQKSIRGSDVNASLHYAARLVEAGDLPSLARRLIVIAYEDIGLANPDAQVHTVTALEAAQRIGFPEARILIANIVIDLALSPKSNSAYLAMDKALADLRKNGNLPIPRHLRDSHYAGSKELGNAQDYLYPHSYPGNWVKQDYLPNKIKDANYFTPNENGKYERALGMTKDKIDDLKK is encoded by the coding sequence ATGCCAGAAAACCTCGCCCTACGCATGAGACCGACCAGTATTGACCAGATCATCGGCCAGCAGCATCTGGTCGGACCTGGGAAAATCATCCGCCGCATGGTTGAAGCCAACCGCCTGTCCTCGATGATTCTCTACGGGCCACCCGGCATCGGTAAAACCTCTATCGCCTCGGCTATTGCCGGCACAACCAAATATGCCTTTCGGACCTTTAACGCCACCGTAGATAGCAAGAAGCGCCTGCAGGAAATCGCTGAAGAAGCGAAATTTTCCGGCGGACTGGTGCTCCTGCTGGACGAGATTCACCGCTTGGACAAGACCAAGCAAGACTTCCTGCTGCCGCTATTAGAAAGCGGTCTGGTCATCATGATTGGAGCGACGACAGAAAATCCTTTCTTTTCTGTCACCCCTGCTATTCGAAGCCGGGTTCAGATATTTGAACTTGAGCCCCTCAGCAACGACGACATCCGGACAGCCATTCAGCTAGCCTTGACGAATAAGGAACGAGGATTTGATTTCCCAGTGGAGCTAGACGATGAAGCTCTAGACTTCATTGCTATCTCTACCAACGGAGACCTGCGCTCCGCCTATAACTCGCTGGACCTAGCCGTACTCTCTACCCCAGAAGATGGCAAGGGCATCCGCCACATCACGCTCGATGTCATGGAAAACAGCCTGCAAAAGAGCTATATCACCATGGATAAGGACGGAGACGGCCATTACGATGTCCTCTCTGCCCTGCAGAAGTCCATCCGTGGCTCCGATGTCAATGCCAGCCTCCACTACGCAGCTCGGCTCGTTGAGGCAGGAGACCTCCCTAGCCTAGCTAGACGCCTGATCGTTATCGCTTACGAAGATATTGGCCTGGCAAATCCAGACGCTCAAGTTCATACCGTCACAGCTCTGGAAGCAGCCCAACGAATCGGCTTTCCTGAAGCCCGGATCCTCATTGCTAATATTGTCATTGACTTGGCTCTATCCCCCAAATCCAACTCAGCCTATCTGGCCATGGACAAGGCCTTAGCTGACTTACGAAAGAATGGAAATCTGCCCATCCCCCGCCACTTACGAGATAGCCACTATGCCGGCAGTAAGGAACTGGGCAACGCACAGGACTATCTCTACCCTCACTCCTATCCTGGCAATTGGGTCAAGCAGGACTATCTGCCCAACAAGATAAAAGACGCCAATTATTTCACTCCTAATGAGAATGGCAAATACGAGCGAGCCCTTGGAATGACCAAGGATAAGATTGATGACTTAAAAAAATGA
- a CDS encoding 16S rRNA (uracil(1498)-N(3))-methyltransferase, whose amino-acid sequence MQQYFIKGKPQSPLVITDKDTIKHMFSVMRLKAGDQVTLVFDDGVKRLAQVLDPAQQSLEIIEELADNTELPVQVTIASGFPKGDKLEFITQKATELGASAIWAFPADWSVAKWDGKKLAKKSEKLEKIAQGAAEQSKRNLIPEVRLFDKKADFLAALADFDTIIVAYEEAAKEGEAAALVQAVKGLYRGDKLLFIFGPEGGLSPDEIAAFGQAGAVSAGLGPRILRAETAPLYALTAVSVMLELEK is encoded by the coding sequence ATGCAGCAGTATTTTATAAAAGGTAAACCTCAGTCTCCTCTGGTCATCACGGACAAGGACACGATCAAACATATGTTTTCGGTCATGCGGCTCAAAGCGGGCGACCAAGTCACATTAGTCTTTGATGACGGTGTGAAACGGCTGGCGCAGGTGCTAGATCCAGCCCAGCAGAGTTTGGAAATCATAGAGGAGCTGGCGGACAATACCGAGTTACCTGTCCAAGTGACCATTGCTTCGGGCTTCCCCAAGGGCGATAAGTTAGAATTTATCACTCAGAAGGCAACGGAGCTGGGGGCGAGTGCTATCTGGGCCTTTCCAGCTGACTGGTCGGTGGCCAAGTGGGATGGCAAAAAACTGGCTAAAAAGAGTGAAAAGCTGGAGAAAATTGCTCAGGGAGCAGCTGAGCAGAGCAAGCGCAATTTGATACCAGAGGTTCGGCTCTTTGATAAAAAGGCAGACTTTCTGGCGGCCTTGGCAGACTTTGACACCATCATCGTAGCCTATGAGGAAGCAGCTAAGGAAGGCGAAGCTGCTGCTTTAGTGCAAGCTGTGAAAGGCTTGTATAGGGGAGACAAACTGCTCTTTATCTTCGGACCGGAGGGCGGTCTATCGCCAGATGAAATAGCAGCCTTTGGCCAAGCAGGTGCTGTCTCCGCCGGTCTGGGTCCACGTATCCTGCGGGCTGAAACAGCTCCGCTTTATGCCTTGACCGCAGTCAGTGTCATGCTTGAATTAGAAAAATGA
- a CDS encoding gamma-glutamyl-gamma-aminobutyrate hydrolase family protein: protein MCRTIVGVSANLCPVDQAGKNIHSSVSCKFAESIKLVGGLPMVIPVGDKSLVKDYIETIDKLILSGGQNVHPQFYGEEKAIDSDDYNLARDEFELALLKEAIRQDKPVLAICRGLQLVNVAFGGTLNQQIDNHWQGQPFGTSHSIRTEKGSVVERLFGQASQINSVHRQSIKDLAPNFRATAFDPRDNTIEAIEAVDGRRIIGLQWHPEFLINEEKGNLELFQYLLQEL, encoded by the coding sequence ATGTGCAGAACGATTGTTGGAGTGTCAGCTAATCTTTGTCCAGTGGATCAGGCGGGCAAAAACATTCATTCATCTGTATCTTGCAAATTTGCCGAAAGCATCAAGCTAGTCGGCGGTCTGCCCATGGTGATTCCTGTTGGGGATAAAAGTCTGGTCAAGGACTATATAGAAACCATTGATAAGCTGATCCTATCAGGTGGTCAAAATGTTCATCCGCAGTTTTATGGAGAGGAAAAGGCTATTGATAGCGATGATTACAATCTGGCTCGTGATGAGTTTGAGTTGGCTCTCCTGAAGGAGGCTATTCGTCAAGATAAGCCAGTCTTGGCCATTTGCCGCGGTCTACAGCTGGTCAATGTCGCTTTTGGTGGCACACTCAATCAGCAGATTGACAATCACTGGCAGGGGCAGCCATTTGGTACTTCGCACTCCATTCGTACAGAGAAAGGCAGCGTCGTGGAGCGTTTATTTGGTCAGGCCAGCCAGATTAATTCTGTCCATCGCCAAAGTATTAAGGACTTGGCACCCAATTTTCGAGCAACCGCTTTTGACCCAAGGGATAATACCATCGAAGCGATTGAGGCTGTGGATGGCCGCCGCATCATCGGCCTTCAGTGGCATCCAGAGTTTTTGATCAACGAAGAAAAGGGCAATTTAGAACTATTTCAATATCTTTTGCAAGAATTATAA
- a CDS encoding TIGR00266 family protein: MQFSMDSNMQFPLVDLYLNQGETVFIQRGSMVYHTPNVTLNTQLNANGSGLGRFVKAVGRSMVSGESTFITQAVAQSDNGFLALAPEVPGQVIPLYLGEKQYRLNDGAFLALDGTAYYTMERQSVGKAIFGGQGGLFVMTTQGQGTLLANAYGSIRKIELNNQEVTIDNAHVVAWSQSLDYNIHLENGFWQSIGTGEGVVNTFRGTGEIYVQSLNLQSFAGSLSRYIAKGS; this comes from the coding sequence ATGCAATTTTCCATGGATAGCAACATGCAATTTCCACTCGTTGACCTCTACCTCAATCAAGGAGAGACAGTCTTTATCCAGCGTGGCAGTATGGTTTATCACACCCCTAATGTGACCTTGAATACTCAGCTCAATGCTAACGGTTCAGGTTTGGGCCGCTTTGTCAAGGCAGTCGGCCGTTCCATGGTGTCGGGTGAAAGTACCTTCATCACTCAGGCTGTCGCCCAGTCCGATAACGGTTTTCTAGCATTAGCACCAGAAGTTCCCGGCCAAGTTATTCCTCTTTATCTGGGAGAAAAGCAGTACCGGCTCAATGACGGTGCCTTTCTGGCTCTGGATGGTACGGCTTACTATACCATGGAGCGCCAATCTGTTGGCAAGGCGATATTTGGCGGTCAAGGCGGTCTCTTCGTCATGACGACTCAGGGGCAAGGCACACTTTTGGCCAATGCATATGGATCGATTAGGAAAATTGAACTAAATAACCAAGAAGTAACCATTGACAATGCCCATGTCGTAGCTTGGAGTCAGTCCTTGGATTATAATATCCATCTGGAAAATGGTTTCTGGCAGTCTATCGGAACGGGAGAGGGTGTTGTGAACACCTTCCGAGGAACTGGGGAAATCTATGTTCAAAGTCTCAATCTTCAAAGCTTTGCAGGCTCACTCAGTCGCTATATCGCAAAAGGATCATAA
- the radA gene encoding DNA repair protein RadA has product MIAKKKTTFVCQNCEYHSPKYLGRCPNCGSWSSFVEEVETTEVKHARVSLTGEKTRPMKLAEVTSIDVNRTKTDMDEFNRVLGGGVVPGSLVLIGGDPGIGKSTLLLQVSTQLSHQGTVLYVSGEESAEQIKLRAERLGDIDSEFYLYAETNMQNIRTEIEKIKPDFLIIDSIQTVMSPEISSVQGSVSQVREVTAELMQLAKTNNIATFIVGHMTKEGTLAGPRTLEHMVDTVLYFEGERQHTFRILRAVKNRFGSTNEIGIFEMQSGGLVEVLNPSQVFLEERLDGATGSSIVVTMEGTRPILAEVQALVTPTMFGNAKRTTTGLDFNRASLIMAVLEKRAGLLLQNQDAYLKSAGGVKLDEPAIDLAVAVAIASSYKDLPTNPQECFIGEIGLTGEIRRVNRIEQRINEAAKLGFTKIYAPKNSLNGLKVPNNIQVIGVTTIGEVLKKVFA; this is encoded by the coding sequence ATCATCGCTAAGAAAAAGACGACCTTTGTCTGTCAAAATTGTGAATACCATTCGCCTAAGTACCTAGGGCGCTGTCCCAACTGCGGCTCCTGGTCTTCTTTTGTTGAGGAAGTAGAGACCACTGAGGTCAAGCATGCCCGTGTTTCCTTGACGGGCGAAAAGACTCGGCCTATGAAGCTGGCTGAGGTCACTTCGATTGATGTCAACCGGACCAAGACGGACATGGACGAGTTCAATCGTGTGCTGGGTGGTGGCGTAGTGCCTGGCAGTCTGGTCCTGATTGGCGGGGATCCTGGTATCGGGAAGTCCACCCTGCTTCTACAGGTATCCACCCAGCTTTCTCATCAGGGCACCGTCCTTTATGTCAGCGGGGAGGAATCAGCTGAGCAGATCAAGCTGCGGGCGGAACGCCTCGGTGATATTGATAGTGAATTTTATCTCTACGCCGAGACCAATATGCAAAACATCCGCACGGAGATTGAAAAAATCAAGCCAGATTTTCTGATTATTGACTCCATTCAGACAGTGATGTCGCCGGAAATTTCCAGTGTTCAAGGTTCTGTTTCTCAGGTCCGCGAGGTGACAGCTGAGCTCATGCAGCTGGCCAAGACCAATAATATCGCGACCTTTATCGTTGGTCACATGACCAAGGAAGGAACCTTAGCTGGCCCCCGGACACTAGAGCACATGGTGGACACAGTGCTTTATTTTGAGGGTGAACGCCAGCACACTTTCCGTATCTTGAGAGCAGTCAAGAACCGCTTTGGCTCGACCAATGAGATTGGTATCTTCGAAATGCAGTCTGGCGGGCTAGTCGAGGTGCTCAATCCAAGCCAAGTCTTTCTGGAAGAGCGGCTGGACGGTGCGACAGGCTCCTCCATCGTTGTGACCATGGAAGGAACGCGGCCGATTTTAGCAGAGGTACAGGCTTTGGTGACACCGACCATGTTCGGCAATGCCAAGCGAACCACGACTGGACTGGACTTTAACCGAGCCAGCCTCATCATGGCAGTTCTGGAAAAGAGGGCAGGACTCCTCCTGCAAAATCAAGATGCCTACCTCAAGTCAGCTGGCGGCGTCAAGCTAGATGAGCCAGCGATTGATTTGGCAGTAGCAGTAGCCATTGCTTCCAGCTACAAGGATCTGCCTACAAATCCTCAAGAATGCTTTATCGGCGAAATTGGCCTGACTGGTGAAATTCGTCGGGTTAATCGCATCGAGCAGCGCATTAACGAAGCAGCAAAACTGGGCTTCACCAAGATTTATGCTCCCAAAAACTCTCTGAATGGCCTCAAGGTTCCAAACAATATCCAAGTCATCGGTGTGACGACGATTGGGGAAGTCTTGAAAAAAGTCTTTGCTTGA
- a CDS encoding 8-oxo-dGTP diphosphatase produces MSRAERVILTNMCMVYDGDRILVQNKVNDDWTGLCFPGGHVEHRESFVKSVIREVKEETGLTIYEPRLCGVKQFYTEKDERYVVFLYKTNRFEGELVSSDEGEVFWIKREDLDHHSLALSFKEMYQVFTSDLTEQFTYLDNGEIIRDLY; encoded by the coding sequence ATGTCAAGAGCGGAGCGAGTTATTTTAACAAATATGTGTATGGTTTATGATGGAGACCGCATTTTAGTGCAAAATAAAGTGAATGATGATTGGACTGGACTCTGCTTTCCAGGCGGTCATGTTGAACATCGTGAATCCTTTGTTAAGTCAGTGATTCGTGAAGTCAAAGAGGAAACAGGACTGACCATATACGAACCTCGCTTGTGCGGCGTCAAGCAGTTTTATACCGAAAAGGATGAACGTTACGTCGTTTTTCTTTACAAAACTAATCGTTTTGAAGGAGAGCTGGTCTCGTCCGACGAAGGAGAAGTGTTCTGGATTAAACGCGAGGATCTTGATCACCACTCGCTGGCCTTGAGCTTTAAGGAGATGTATCAAGTTTTCACATCAGATTTGACGGAGCAGTTTACCTATCTGGATAATGGAGAGATCATCAGAGATCTATACTAG